From one Triticum urartu cultivar G1812 chromosome 3, Tu2.1, whole genome shotgun sequence genomic stretch:
- the LOC125543621 gene encoding peroxidase 49-like, which yields MATSMVCLVALCLVSPLLLAGAVVGNPGYGGLFPQFYDHSCPKAKEMVHSIVAQAVARETRMAASLVRLHFHDCFVKGCDASVLLDNSTNIISEKGSNPNKNSLRGFEVVDQIKAALEAACPGTVSCADILALAARDSTILVGGPFWDVPLGRRDSLGASIQGSNQGIPAPNNTLPTIITKFKRLGLNVVDVVALSGGHTIGLSRCTSFRQRLYNQSGNGLADGTLDVSYAAQLRQGCPRSGGDDNLFPLDIVSSTKFDNYYFKNILAGRGLLSSDEVLLTKSAETAALVKAYANDVHLFFQHFAQSMVNMGNITPLTGSQGEIRKNCRRLNNFH from the exons ATGGCGACCTCCATGGTTTGCCTGGTTGCGCTCTGCCTCGTGTCTCCGTTGCTCCTCGCCGGCGCCGTGGTCGGCAACCCGGGTTACGGCGGCCTGTTCCCGCAGTTCTACGACCACTCGTGCCCCAAGGCCAAGGAGATGGTGCACTCCATCGTGGCGCAGGCCGTGGCCAGGGAGACCAGGATGGCCGCCTCCCTCGTCAGGCTGCATTTCCATGACTGCTTCGTCAAG GGGTGCGACGCGTCCGTGCTGCTTGACAACAGCACCAACATCATCAGCGAGAAGGGGTCCAACCCCAACAAGAACTCTCTCAGGGGCTTCGAGGTCGTCGACCAGATCAAGGCCGCCCTCGAGGCCGCCTGCCCCGGCACCGTCTCCTGCGCCGACATcctcgccctcgccgcccgcgacTCCACCATCCTC GTTGGTGGGCCTTTCTGGGACGTGCCGCTCGGGCGGAGGGACTCTCTTGGCGCCAGCATCCAGGGCTCCAACCAAGGCATCCCGGCACCCAACAACACCCtccccaccatcatcaccaagtTCAAGCGCCTGGGCCTCAACGTCGTGGACGTCGTCGCGCTCTCCGGCGGCCACACCATCGGCCTCTCCCGCTGCACCAGCTTCCGGCAGAGGCTGTACAACCAGTCGGGCAACGGCCTCGCCGACGGCACGCTGGACGTGTCCTACGCGGCACAGCTGAGGCAGGGGTGCCCGCGCTCTGGTGGCGATGACAACCTCTTCCCGCTCGACATCGTCAGCTCCACCAAGTTCGACAACTACTACTTCAAGAACATCCTGGCCGGCAGGGGCCTCCTGAGCTCCGACGAGGTGCTGCTGACCAAGAGCGCCGAGACGGCGGCGCTGGTGAAGGCGTACGCCAACGACGTGCACCTCTTCTTCCAGCACTTCGCGCAGTCCATGGTGAACATGGGCAACATCACCCCGCTCACCGGGTCGCAGGGGGAGATCAGGAAGAACTGCAGGAGGCTCAACAACTTCCACTAA